Proteins from one Mycteria americana isolate JAX WOST 10 ecotype Jacksonville Zoo and Gardens chromosome 1, USCA_MyAme_1.0, whole genome shotgun sequence genomic window:
- the PICALM gene encoding phosphatidylinositol-binding clathrin assembly protein isoform X3, producing the protein MSGQSLTDRITAAQHSVTGSAVSKTVCKATTHEVMGPKKKHLDYLIQCTNEMNVNIPQLADSLFERTTNSSWVVVFKSLITTHHLMVYGNERFIQYLASRNTLFNLSNFLDKSGLQGYDMSTFIRRYSRYLNEKAVSYRQVAFDFTKVKRGADGVMRTMSTEKLLKTVPIIQNQMDALLDFSVNSNELTNGVINAAFMLLFKDAIRLFAAYNEGIINLLEKYFDMKKNQCKEGLDIYKKFLTRMTRISEFLKVAEQVGIDRGDIPDLSQAPSSLLDALEQHLASLEGKKIKDSTAASRATTLSNAVSSLASTGLSLTKVDEREKQAALEEEQARLKALKEQRLKELAKKPHTSLTTAASPVSTAAGSVMTTPAIDIFSTPSSSNSTSKLPNDLLDLQPTFHPSVHPISAAPQVGSTWGGFTPSPVAQPQPSAGLNVDFESVFGNKSSNVVLDSGGFDELGGLLKPTVASQNQSLPVAKVPPNKLVSDDLDSSLANLVGNLGIGNGTTKNDVNWTQPGEKKLTGGSNWQPKIAPTTAWNAPTLNGMHFPQYAPPVMAYPATTPTGMMGYGMPSQMGGIPVMTQPTLIYSQPVMRPPNPFGPVPGAQIQFM; encoded by the exons ATTTAATCCAGTGCACAAATGAGATGAATGTGAACATCCCACAACTGGCAGACAGTTTGTTTGAAAGAACTACTAACAGTAGCTGGGTAGTGGTCTTCAAATCTCTCATCACAACCCATCATCTAATGGTGTATGGAAATGAG CGTTTTATCCAGTATCTGGCGTCCAGAAACACGTTGTTTAATTTGAGCAATTTCCTAGACAAAAGTGGATTGCAAG GTTATGACATGTCAACATTTATCAGACGGTATAGTAGGTATCTGAATGAAAAGGCAGTTTCCTATAGACAAGTGGCTTTTGACTTCACAAAAGTAAAAAGAGG GGCTGATGGAGTGATGAGAACAATGAGCACAGAAAAACTCCTAAAAACTGTACCAATTATACAAAATCAAATGGATGCACTTCTTGACTTCAGT GTCAACAGCAATGAACTTACAAATGGTGTAATTAATGCTGCCTTCATGCTCCTCTTCAAAGATGCCATTAGACTGTTCGCGGCATACAACGAAGGGATTATTAACCTCTTGG aaaaatactttgatATGAAAAAGAACCAGTGCAAAGAAGGCCTTGATATATATAAGAAGTTCCTCACTAGAATGACACGGATCTCAGAGTTCCTTAAAGTTGCAGAG CAAGTTGGAATTGACAGAGGAGACATACCAGATCTCTCACAG GCACCGAGTAGCCTTCTTGATGCTTTGGAACAACATTTAGCTTCTctagaagggaagaaaatcaaAGATTCCACAGCTGCAAGCAG GGCTACCACCCTTTCCAATGCAGTCTCTTCCCTTGCAAGCACTGGCCTGTCCCTCACAAAAGTtgatgaaagggaaaaacaagctGCATTAGAGGAAGAGCAGGCTCGCTTAAAAGCTTTAAAG GAGCAACGTCTAAAAGAACTTGCAAAGAAACCTCATACCTCTTTAACAACTGCAGCTTCTCCTGTGTCAACTGCAGCCGGAAGCGTAATGACTACACCAGCCATTGATATTTTTTCTACCCCTAGCTCTTCAAACAG CACTTCAAAGCTGCCAAATGATCTGCTTGATTTGCAGCCAACTTTTCATCCGTCTGTACATCCTATATCTGCTGCTCCACAAGTAGGAAGTACCTGGGGAG ggtTCACTCCATCTCCTGTTGCTCAACCACAGCCATCAGCTGGCCTTAATGTTGACTTTGAGTCTGTGTTTGGAAACAAATCTTCTAATGTTGTCCTAGATTCTGGTG GCTTTGATGAACTAGGTGGTCTCCTAAAACCAACAGTGGCCTCTCAAAACCAGAGTCTTCCAGTTGCCAAAGTACCACCTAATAAATTAGTGTCAGATGATCTGGATTCATCTTTAGCCAATCTTGTAGGCA ATTTGGGCATTGGAAATGGAACTACTAAAAA tGATGTAAACTGGACTCAGCCAGGTGAAAAGAAACTAACAGGTGGTTCCAACTGGCAACCCAAGATTGCACCTACAACTGCGTGGAATGCTCCGACATTG aatggcatgCATTTTCCACAATAC GCACCACCTGTAATGGCGTATCCTGCCACAACGCCAACAGGCATGATGGGCTACGGGATG CCATCACAGATGGGAGGCATACCAGTAATGACACAGCCAACTTTAATATACAGTCAGCCAGTCATGAGACCACCAAACCCTTTTGGCCCTGTACCGGGAGCACAG
- the PICALM gene encoding phosphatidylinositol-binding clathrin assembly protein isoform X4 produces MNVNIPQLADSLFERTTNSSWVVVFKSLITTHHLMVYGNERFIQYLASRNTLFNLSNFLDKSGLQGYDMSTFIRRYSRYLNEKAVSYRQVAFDFTKVKRGADGVMRTMSTEKLLKTVPIIQNQMDALLDFSVNSNELTNGVINAAFMLLFKDAIRLFAAYNEGIINLLEKYFDMKKNQCKEGLDIYKKFLTRMTRISEFLKVAEQVGIDRGDIPDLSQAPSSLLDALEQHLASLEGKKIKDSTAASRATTLSNAVSSLASTGLSLTKVDEREKQAALEEEQARLKALKEQRLKELAKKPHTSLTTAASPVSTAAGSVMTTPAIDIFSTPSSSNSTSKLPNDLLDLQPTFHPSVHPISAAPQVGSTWGGFTPSPVAQPQPSAGLNVDFESVFGNKSSNVVLDSGGFDELGGLLKPTVASQNQSLPVAKVPPNKLVSDDLDSSLANLVGNLGIGNGTTKNDVNWTQPGEKKLTGGSNWQPKIAPTTAWNAPTLNGMHFPQYAPPVMAYPATTPTGMMGYGMPSQMGGIPVMTQPTLIYSQPVMRPPNPFGPVPGAQLSAASSPSSQSPHRASGKDPFAELSLQDFL; encoded by the exons ATGAATGTGAACATCCCACAACTGGCAGACAGTTTGTTTGAAAGAACTACTAACAGTAGCTGGGTAGTGGTCTTCAAATCTCTCATCACAACCCATCATCTAATGGTGTATGGAAATGAG CGTTTTATCCAGTATCTGGCGTCCAGAAACACGTTGTTTAATTTGAGCAATTTCCTAGACAAAAGTGGATTGCAAG GTTATGACATGTCAACATTTATCAGACGGTATAGTAGGTATCTGAATGAAAAGGCAGTTTCCTATAGACAAGTGGCTTTTGACTTCACAAAAGTAAAAAGAGG GGCTGATGGAGTGATGAGAACAATGAGCACAGAAAAACTCCTAAAAACTGTACCAATTATACAAAATCAAATGGATGCACTTCTTGACTTCAGT GTCAACAGCAATGAACTTACAAATGGTGTAATTAATGCTGCCTTCATGCTCCTCTTCAAAGATGCCATTAGACTGTTCGCGGCATACAACGAAGGGATTATTAACCTCTTGG aaaaatactttgatATGAAAAAGAACCAGTGCAAAGAAGGCCTTGATATATATAAGAAGTTCCTCACTAGAATGACACGGATCTCAGAGTTCCTTAAAGTTGCAGAG CAAGTTGGAATTGACAGAGGAGACATACCAGATCTCTCACAG GCACCGAGTAGCCTTCTTGATGCTTTGGAACAACATTTAGCTTCTctagaagggaagaaaatcaaAGATTCCACAGCTGCAAGCAG GGCTACCACCCTTTCCAATGCAGTCTCTTCCCTTGCAAGCACTGGCCTGTCCCTCACAAAAGTtgatgaaagggaaaaacaagctGCATTAGAGGAAGAGCAGGCTCGCTTAAAAGCTTTAAAG GAGCAACGTCTAAAAGAACTTGCAAAGAAACCTCATACCTCTTTAACAACTGCAGCTTCTCCTGTGTCAACTGCAGCCGGAAGCGTAATGACTACACCAGCCATTGATATTTTTTCTACCCCTAGCTCTTCAAACAG CACTTCAAAGCTGCCAAATGATCTGCTTGATTTGCAGCCAACTTTTCATCCGTCTGTACATCCTATATCTGCTGCTCCACAAGTAGGAAGTACCTGGGGAG ggtTCACTCCATCTCCTGTTGCTCAACCACAGCCATCAGCTGGCCTTAATGTTGACTTTGAGTCTGTGTTTGGAAACAAATCTTCTAATGTTGTCCTAGATTCTGGTG GCTTTGATGAACTAGGTGGTCTCCTAAAACCAACAGTGGCCTCTCAAAACCAGAGTCTTCCAGTTGCCAAAGTACCACCTAATAAATTAGTGTCAGATGATCTGGATTCATCTTTAGCCAATCTTGTAGGCA ATTTGGGCATTGGAAATGGAACTACTAAAAA tGATGTAAACTGGACTCAGCCAGGTGAAAAGAAACTAACAGGTGGTTCCAACTGGCAACCCAAGATTGCACCTACAACTGCGTGGAATGCTCCGACATTG aatggcatgCATTTTCCACAATAC GCACCACCTGTAATGGCGTATCCTGCCACAACGCCAACAGGCATGATGGGCTACGGGATG CCATCACAGATGGGAGGCATACCAGTAATGACACAGCCAACTTTAATATACAGTCAGCCAGTCATGAGACCACCAAACCCTTTTGGCCCTGTACCGGGAGCACAG